One window of Papio anubis isolate 15944 chromosome 10, Panubis1.0, whole genome shotgun sequence genomic DNA carries:
- the ACKR3 gene encoding atypical chemokine receptor 3, producing MDLHVFDYSEPGNFSDISWPCNSSDCIVVDTVMCPNMPNKSVLLYTLAFIYIFIFVIGMIANSVVVWVNIQAKTTGYDTHCYILNLAIADLWVVLTIPVWVVSLVQHNQWPMGELTCKVTHLIFSINLFGSIFFLTCMSVDRYLSITYFTNTSSSRKKMVRRVVCVLVWLLAFCVSLPDTYYLKTVTSASNNETYCRSFYPEHSIKEWLIGMELVSVVLGFAVPFSVIAVFYFLLARAISASGDQEKHSSRKIIFSYVVVFLVCWLPYHVAVLLDIFSILHYIPFTCRLEHALFTALHVTQCLSLVHCCVNPVLYSFINRNYRYELMKAFIFKYSAKTGLTKLIDASRVSETEYSALEQSTK from the coding sequence ATGGATCTGCATGTCTTTGACTACTCGGAGCCAGGGAACTTCTCGGACATCAGCTGGCCATGCAACAGCAGCGACTGCATCGTGGTGGACACGGTGATGTGCCCCAACATGCCCAACAAAAGTGTCCTGCTCTACACACTCGccttcatttacattttcatcttCGTCATTGGCATGATTGCCAACTCCGTGGTGGTCTGGGTGAACATCCAGGCCAAGACCACAGGCTACGACACGCACTGCTACATCCTGAACCTGGCCATCGCCGACCTGTGGGTTGTCCTCACCATCCCAGTCTGGGTGGTCAGCCTCGTGCAGCACAACCAGTGGCCCATGGGGGAGCTCACGTGCAAGGTCACACACCTCATCTTCTCCATCAACCTCTTCGGCAGCATCTTCTTCCTCACGTGCATGAGCGTGGACCGCTACCTCTCCATCACCTACTTCACCAACACCTCCAGCAGCAGGAAGAAGATGGTACGCCGTGTCGTCTGCGTCCTGGTGTGGCTGCTGGCCTTCTGCGTGTCTCTGCCAGACACCTACTACCTGAAGACCGTCACGTCTGCGTCCAACAATGAAACCTACTGCCGGTCCTTCTACCCTGAGCACAGCATCAAGGAGTGGCTGATCGGCATGGAGCTGGTCTCTGTGGTCTTGGGCTTCGCTGTTCCCTTTTCCGTCATCGCTGTCTTCTACTTCCTGCTGGCCAGAGCCATCTCGGCATCAGGTGACCAGGAGAAGCACAGCAGCCGGAAGATCATCTTCTCCTACGTGGTGGTCTTCCTCGTCTGCTGGCTGCCCTACCACGTGGCGGTGCTGCTGGACATCTTCTCGATCCTGCACTACATCCCTTTCACCTGCCGGCTGGAGCACGCCCTCTTCACAGCCCTGCACGTCACACAGTGCCTGTCGCTGGTGCACTGCTGCGTTAACCCTGTCCTCTACAGCTTCATCAATCGCAACTACAGGTACGAGCTGATGAAGGCCTTCATCTTCAAATACTCGGCCAAAACCGGGCTCACCAAGCTCATCGATGCCTCCAGAGTCTCGGAAACGGAGTACTCTGCCTTGGAGCAGAGCACCAAATGA